A genome region from Microplitis mediator isolate UGA2020A chromosome 4, iyMicMedi2.1, whole genome shotgun sequence includes the following:
- the LOC130667153 gene encoding uncharacterized protein LOC130667153 encodes MPLPYLYNIMEEILGIQRGVIIDETIAHYEVHAHQPYASLTFNNNDEVRIVVQNQNLYLLPSKSTLHIYGRLTKRDGATAVATTSMINMGICFLLREIRYLLNGEEIDRINNVGLTCAMKGYLSHSPTQMTTLENAGWLESDENSCTDANGYFDVSIPLSLLSGFVEDYHRIVPNCQHQLIISRTQTDADAMLQPAAEEVKITLHKIEWMIPHIKVADQHNIQLLNYITSDPLISMSYRTWELYKYPLLPATTKQIWAAKTSNQLEKPRYVILGFQTARRNALDKNACEFDHCNIRDVKLYLNSQCYLYGNLNIDIAHNQYALLYEMYTNFQKSYYNRDSQPLLSKKDFLSKAPLIVVDCSMQNESLKSGPVDLRLEFESSAAFAAHTAAYCLILHDRIVNYNPISGTVRK; translated from the coding sequence ATGCCGCTGCCTTATCTGTATAATATCATGGAGGAAATTTTAGGAATTCAACGTGGTGTCATTATTGATGAAACCATTGCTCATTATGAAGTTCATGCGCATCAACCATATGCATCTTTAACTTTCAACAATAACGATGAGGTTCGAATTGTTGTGCAAAACcaaaatctttatttattaccaagTAAAAGTACCTTGCATATCTACGGTAGACTAACAAAAAGAGATGGAGCTACTGCAGTTGCAACCACAAGCATGATTAATATGGGTATATGTTTCCTATTGAGAGAAATACGTTATCTTTTGAATGGCGAAGAAATTGATCGCATTAACAATGTTGGGTTAACGTGTGCTATGAAAGGATACTTATCACATAGTCCCACTCAAATGACTACATTGGAAAATGCTGGATGGTTAGAAAGCGATGAAAATTCATGCACGGATGCTAATGGATACTTTGATGTGTCTATTCCACTTAGTTTACTGAGTGGATTTGTCGAAGACTATCATCGAATTGTTCCCAACTGTCAACATCAACTGATAATATCGAGAACACAAACTGATGCTGATGCAATGTTACAACCTGCAGCAGAAGaggtaaaaattactctgcacAAAATTGAATGGATGATACCTCATATTAAAGTAGCTGATCAGCATAATATTCAACTTCTCAACTACATCACTAGTGATCCATTAATATCAATGAGCTATCGAACCTGGGAGTTATACAAATATCCACTCCTGCCAGCTACAACAAAACAGATTTGGGCAGCTAAAACATCGAATCAGCTGGAGAAACCTCGCTATGTTATTCTGGGTTTCCAAACTGCACGAAGAAATGCACTGGATAAAAATGCTTGTGAATTTGACCATTGTAATATTCGTgatgtaaaattatatttaaattcccAGTGTTATCtttatggaaatttaaatattgatattgCACACAATCAATATGCACTGTTGTATGAAATGTAcactaattttcaaaagtcaTATTATAATAGAGACTCACAACCTCTATTATCGAAAAAAGATTTTCTCTCAAAAGCACCGTTGATTGTTGTTGACTGTTCAATGCAAAACGAATCTCTCAAGTCTGGACCAGTAGATTTACGCCTGGAGTTTGAATCTTCAGCAGCATTTGCAGCTCACACTGCAGCTTATTGTTTGATTTTACACGATcgaattgttaattataaccCGATTAGTGGAACTGTACGAAAatga